A single genomic interval of Nostoc commune NIES-4072 harbors:
- a CDS encoding response regulator encodes MNMKRILIIDDEETIQTVVQFGIKMAAGWEVFTASSGFEGIQTAQSEKPDVILLDVMMPDMDGIATFKELQSHSETEQIPVIILTAKAQTAEKRQFNDLGVSGVITKPFNSLNLPEQISKILHW; translated from the coding sequence ATGAATATGAAGCGGATTTTAATTATTGATGACGAAGAAACCATTCAAACCGTTGTGCAATTTGGCATCAAAATGGCAGCAGGTTGGGAAGTTTTCACGGCTAGTTCTGGCTTTGAAGGCATCCAGACTGCCCAAAGCGAAAAACCCGATGTGATTTTGCTGGATGTGATGATGCCAGATATGGATGGTATTGCTACCTTTAAAGAACTCCAGTCTCATTCTGAAACAGAACAAATTCCGGTGATTATTTTAACTGCCAAGGCACAAACGGCAGAAAAGCGCCAGTTTAATGATTTGGGAGTTAGTGGTGTCATTACAAAACCATTTAACTCCCTCAATCTACCGGAGCAAATTAGTAAAATTCTCCATTGGTAG